One genomic segment of Roseivirga misakiensis includes these proteins:
- a CDS encoding carboxypeptidase-like regulatory domain-containing protein, translated as MRPLTKFYFLLVFFGLLQTDLFAQSVRTIKGVIREKESGQVIPFATIKLKGVNQGTIADEMGEFSLNVGEQESESTLIVRCLGYQALEIDVSSLSSEENNQIELAREAIDLGAVLVSDDNKLKPKDLLKEVISRIPINYRTESFTYDAYYRERVTENGLDIRFVDAAVTFTQKGYSGKPSKSKAGYWSIVPLGNSAEGIMMGSVDDFYEEVYANNRFHDHFGHIPTTDNTVLIHESRRNIDQSKHGVLANSEGGPLSTLDKDLILDLDLFLRKSHFGKYIYDLLEVPNEEGDWDYLINFRPKRPALSVAKVASMRTSNKRIMRSDILSGSIRIDKESLAVKSISLGVENDFRRHICSFKSQALKHFGYQVNIVYKENDGKWQVDKVSRKHEFIFIDEELNTTTPYSSIAEITVTEPISEISNVPLSKSFVNVWTNVLFDYNQHYNASFWEGYEKKYPVAKISDPIRSNLSMETSLESQFQLAAGTKN; from the coding sequence ATGAGACCCCTTACCAAATTCTATTTCCTGTTAGTTTTCTTTGGCTTGTTACAGACCGATCTCTTTGCTCAAAGTGTACGAACGATAAAAGGAGTAATTAGGGAAAAAGAGAGTGGACAAGTCATACCATTTGCGACTATTAAACTGAAGGGAGTTAATCAAGGCACCATTGCCGATGAAATGGGAGAGTTCAGCCTAAACGTAGGAGAACAAGAATCGGAAAGCACATTAATAGTTAGATGTCTGGGGTATCAGGCTTTGGAAATTGACGTCAGCAGTTTGTCCAGCGAAGAAAACAATCAGATTGAATTGGCAAGAGAGGCTATCGATTTAGGAGCAGTATTAGTGTCGGACGATAATAAGCTAAAGCCAAAGGATTTATTGAAGGAGGTCATATCTCGAATTCCAATTAACTATAGAACAGAGTCTTTTACTTATGATGCCTATTATCGAGAAAGAGTGACCGAAAATGGACTAGATATACGTTTTGTTGATGCCGCAGTGACCTTTACACAAAAGGGCTACAGCGGGAAGCCAAGTAAGAGTAAAGCCGGCTATTGGTCTATAGTGCCACTAGGCAACAGCGCTGAGGGCATTATGATGGGTAGTGTAGACGATTTTTACGAGGAGGTTTATGCAAACAATAGGTTTCATGATCATTTTGGGCATATCCCTACAACTGATAATACTGTCTTGATTCACGAATCTCGTCGTAATATAGACCAATCAAAGCATGGTGTATTGGCTAATAGTGAAGGTGGTCCACTGAGCACGCTGGACAAAGACTTGATCTTAGACCTTGATTTATTCTTGCGAAAAAGTCATTTCGGAAAATACATTTATGACCTCCTTGAGGTTCCTAATGAGGAAGGTGACTGGGATTACTTGATAAATTTCAGACCGAAGAGACCCGCGCTAAGTGTGGCGAAGGTTGCTTCTATGAGAACATCAAATAAGAGAATTATGCGGTCAGATATCTTGAGTGGGTCAATTAGGATTGATAAAGAAAGTCTCGCCGTCAAATCTATCTCACTTGGAGTTGAGAATGATTTCAGAAGGCATATTTGTAGTTTCAAGTCTCAAGCTCTTAAACACTTTGGTTACCAAGTAAACATCGTTTATAAAGAGAATGATGGAAAATGGCAAGTCGATAAGGTTTCTAGAAAGCATGAGTTTATCTTCATAGATGAAGAATTGAATACGACTACACCCTATTCATCAATTGCGGAAATTACCGTAACTGAACCAATCTCTGAAATCTCGAACGTACCGTTAAGCAAAAGCTTTGTTAATGTTTGGACTAATGTATTGTTCGACTACAATCAGCACTATAACGCTTCTTTTTGGGAAGGTTATGAGAAAAAGTATCCAGTAGCTAAAATTTCAGACCCAATCAGGTCGAATCTATCAATGGAAACAAGTCTAGAATCACAGTTTCAATTGGCCGCTGGTACCAAAAATTAG
- a CDS encoding lysylphosphatidylglycerol synthase domain-containing protein: MDSEKALKTLNVRSVWIPVIIGLGIVVALAITDDRLNVETLGLIKDISPIALVVSVFVLLSKDLVNMARLKFLSKKSVFWASAIRIIFLWEFAIAVTPPVLGATGVLVYIMFREKLSFGTALAYTLLLATFDNLFFLTASPLAILISNGAVLPDSTAATNNLGQSIRSLFWLSYALIAVYTSFMLSAVLLFPKAIRRLTAWVMNLKWLKKWRLTVLKQADDLLLVSQILKGKSVKFWLTILGITYLVWILKYSVLNGLVSGFAEPTLMDQGILLGRHLIMWIVLLVSPAPGNAGAAELIFPLFFEDYLKDYTFICLLIWRLLSYYPYLLIGALILPKWIRGAKS; this comes from the coding sequence ATGGATTCTGAAAAGGCACTGAAAACATTAAATGTTCGTAGTGTCTGGATACCTGTCATTATTGGCCTTGGTATAGTAGTGGCACTTGCCATTACCGATGATCGCCTCAATGTCGAAACTCTAGGCCTTATCAAGGATATAAGTCCCATTGCCTTGGTAGTAAGCGTCTTTGTGTTGCTATCAAAAGACCTCGTGAACATGGCGAGGCTAAAGTTTTTGTCCAAGAAGTCTGTGTTTTGGGCAAGCGCCATTCGGATCATCTTTTTGTGGGAGTTTGCCATAGCTGTTACACCGCCCGTTTTAGGCGCCACAGGGGTGCTCGTTTACATTATGTTTAGGGAAAAGCTCTCGTTTGGTACAGCGCTGGCTTATACTTTACTGTTAGCCACTTTCGATAATCTCTTTTTTCTCACCGCATCACCTTTAGCCATACTCATTTCCAATGGTGCTGTTTTACCCGATAGCACAGCAGCGACAAATAACTTGGGCCAAAGTATTAGGTCTTTATTTTGGCTCAGTTATGCTTTAATCGCCGTCTATACCTCTTTTATGCTCTCGGCGGTATTACTTTTTCCAAAAGCGATCAGAAGATTAACTGCTTGGGTAATGAATCTGAAATGGCTTAAAAAATGGCGTCTAACAGTTTTAAAGCAGGCTGATGACTTGTTGCTAGTTTCTCAAATTCTGAAAGGGAAATCTGTAAAGTTTTGGCTGACGATTTTGGGCATAACCTATCTAGTTTGGATACTAAAATATAGTGTGCTGAACGGATTAGTTTCGGGTTTCGCGGAGCCAACTTTAATGGATCAGGGTATTTTACTTGGAAGGCATTTAATCATGTGGATCGTCTTGCTTGTCTCGCCTGCTCCGGGAAATGCAGGTGCGGCAGAACTTATATTTCCGTTGTTTTTCGAGGACTATCTAAAGGACTACACTTTTATATGTTTGCTCATCTGGCGATTGTTAAGCTATTATCCCTACCTATTGATCGGCGCGTTGATTTTACCTAAATGGATAAGGGGAGCTAAATCTTAA
- a CDS encoding segregation and condensation protein A, producing the protein MSFEIKLPLFEGPFDLLLFFIQRDELDIHDIPINKITKDFLDYLQHLEKMNVEVASEFILVAATLMRIKAKLLLPRPVLDETGEEIDPREELVKHLLEYKKYKSVIEELSQMEGDRLLKERRGNVVKELKKLAETNNVESELQDIDLYKLLKVFQKVLERHEYELNKPTHKVVQYPYTIATQRAYVLNRLIETPRLSFTELIALAPEKIVVIFNFLSILDLLQMRQITMHLGEGFNNFWIEKIEEELVD; encoded by the coding sequence TTGAGTTTCGAGATAAAACTTCCACTTTTCGAAGGCCCCTTTGATCTCCTTCTTTTCTTCATTCAAAGAGATGAACTGGACATTCATGATATTCCGATCAATAAAATCACAAAAGACTTTCTAGACTACTTACAGCATTTAGAAAAAATGAATGTGGAGGTCGCGAGCGAATTTATTTTAGTTGCGGCTACACTCATGCGGATTAAGGCCAAGCTCTTGTTGCCAAGGCCTGTTTTGGACGAAACAGGAGAGGAAATTGATCCACGTGAAGAATTGGTCAAGCATTTATTGGAATACAAAAAGTACAAGTCTGTCATCGAGGAGCTGAGTCAAATGGAGGGTGATCGCTTGTTGAAGGAAAGACGAGGGAATGTTGTAAAGGAGTTAAAGAAGCTAGCGGAGACCAATAATGTTGAATCCGAACTTCAGGATATTGACTTATACAAGCTATTAAAGGTATTCCAAAAAGTTTTGGAGCGTCATGAATACGAACTCAATAAACCGACGCACAAAGTGGTACAATATCCATATACCATTGCTACTCAGCGAGCCTATGTATTGAACCGACTGATAGAAACTCCGCGTCTTTCATTTACCGAGCTTATTGCACTAGCTCCAGAAAAGATCGTTGTAATTTTCAACTTCCTATCCATTTTAGATCTTCTTCAAATGCGCCAGATTACCATGCATTTGGGTGAAGGATTCAATAATTTTTGGATTGAGAAGATCGAAGAAGAACTCGTTGATTAA
- the dxs gene encoding 1-deoxy-D-xylulose-5-phosphate synthase encodes MLIQPGPLLSKIDSPADLKELDQAQLVEVCDELRQFIVDNVSVYGGHFGASLGVVELTVALHYIFDTPKDQLVWDVGHQAYGHKILTGRRDNFHTNRIYKGLSGFPKRKESNYDTFGVGHSSTSISAALGMAIANQYKKDDRQHIAVIGDGAMTGGLAFEGMNHAGVSNSNLLIILNDNCMSIDPNVGALKDYLTDVTTSHTYNRVKDDVWKLLSKFSKFGKSAQEVVSKVENSIKSLLLKQSNLFESLNLRYFGPVDGHDVHHLTNVLNDLKDIPGPKILHCVTVKGKGYKPAEEGNATKWHAPGKFDKVTGEVFKKVPDAPQAPKYQDVFGHTLVELAEKNKKIMGITPAMPSGSSMNIMMKAMPDRAFDVGIAEQHAVTFSAGLATQGLMPFCNIYSTFMQRAFDQVVHDVCTQNLTVNFCLDRAGFAGADGPTHHGAYDIAYMRCIPNMIVAAPMNEAELRNLMYTAQLPRDGQAFTIRYPRGQGVMPDWRTDMQKVAIGTGRKISDGEDVAILTIGHIGNYAIDAKAKLAEEGLVPAHYDMRFVKPLDEELLHDIFRNFKKVVTVEDGCIMGGFGSAVLEFMAENGYGAQVVRLGIPDDFIEHGTQEQLHAECGFDAEHIALKVREMVGAKTPSSTSAN; translated from the coding sequence ATGTTAATACAGCCCGGACCTCTTCTCTCTAAAATTGATTCTCCAGCAGATTTAAAGGAATTAGACCAAGCACAACTTGTTGAGGTTTGTGATGAACTCCGTCAATTTATTGTAGATAATGTCTCTGTTTACGGAGGTCATTTCGGGGCATCGTTGGGCGTAGTTGAATTGACCGTCGCGTTACATTACATTTTCGATACACCAAAAGATCAATTGGTTTGGGACGTAGGTCATCAGGCTTATGGACACAAAATTTTAACCGGTAGAAGAGACAACTTCCACACAAATCGTATCTACAAAGGACTTTCTGGATTTCCGAAAAGAAAAGAGAGCAATTACGATACTTTTGGTGTAGGGCACTCCTCTACATCTATTTCCGCTGCATTGGGTATGGCTATCGCTAACCAGTACAAGAAGGATGACAGACAGCATATTGCCGTAATTGGCGATGGTGCCATGACGGGAGGGTTGGCTTTCGAGGGAATGAATCACGCTGGTGTTTCAAATTCGAATTTGCTGATTATCCTGAACGATAATTGCATGTCGATTGATCCTAATGTAGGGGCATTAAAAGATTACCTCACTGACGTAACTACCTCACATACTTACAATCGCGTAAAGGACGATGTATGGAAGTTACTGAGTAAGTTCTCCAAGTTCGGTAAAAGCGCCCAAGAGGTTGTTTCAAAGGTTGAAAACTCGATTAAGTCGCTCCTATTAAAGCAGAGTAATCTCTTCGAGTCATTGAACCTAAGATATTTTGGACCGGTAGATGGGCATGACGTTCACCATTTAACCAATGTGCTGAACGACTTAAAAGATATTCCTGGCCCTAAAATTCTTCACTGCGTTACTGTTAAAGGTAAAGGCTATAAACCTGCCGAAGAGGGAAATGCTACAAAATGGCATGCACCTGGTAAGTTTGACAAGGTCACTGGTGAAGTCTTCAAAAAAGTACCAGACGCGCCTCAAGCACCTAAATATCAAGATGTCTTTGGTCATACGCTCGTTGAGTTGGCTGAAAAAAACAAAAAAATAATGGGGATTACCCCAGCCATGCCTTCTGGTTCTTCCATGAACATAATGATGAAGGCTATGCCAGACCGCGCTTTTGATGTCGGTATTGCTGAGCAACACGCCGTTACTTTTTCTGCAGGACTAGCTACGCAAGGTCTAATGCCTTTCTGTAACATCTACAGCACGTTTATGCAGCGTGCGTTTGATCAAGTGGTTCATGATGTTTGTACGCAAAACTTAACGGTCAATTTCTGCTTGGATAGAGCTGGTTTTGCCGGCGCTGATGGACCTACTCATCATGGTGCCTATGATATTGCTTACATGCGATGTATCCCGAATATGATCGTGGCTGCACCGATGAACGAGGCAGAACTCAGGAATCTGATGTACACTGCACAATTACCTCGAGATGGCCAAGCATTTACTATCCGTTACCCAAGAGGGCAAGGTGTAATGCCAGATTGGCGAACTGATATGCAAAAAGTAGCTATCGGAACGGGCAGAAAAATATCTGACGGTGAAGATGTAGCCATCTTAACCATTGGTCATATTGGAAATTATGCCATCGATGCAAAAGCCAAGCTTGCAGAAGAAGGTTTAGTCCCGGCACATTACGACATGAGGTTCGTGAAACCGCTTGATGAGGAGCTATTGCATGATATTTTCAGAAACTTCAAGAAAGTGGTGACTGTTGAAGATGGCTGTATTATGGGTGGGTTCGGCTCTGCTGTACTTGAATTTATGGCCGAAAATGGCTACGGTGCTCAAGTGGTAAGACTTGGAATTCCAGATGACTTTATAGAGCATGGTACACAAGAGCAGTTACATGCCGAATGTGGGTTCGATGCCGAGCATATTGCCTTGAAAGTCCGCGAAATGGTGGGTGCAAAAACACCGAGCAGCACTTCTGCTAATTAA
- the trxA gene encoding thioredoxin: protein MKGKFEQLVDQETPVLVDFYADWCGPCQMMAPVLKEVAQEMGDKVKVIKIDVDKNQPIAQRFGVRSIPTLILFKNGKILENRAGVLTKRDLTNMIEKAS, encoded by the coding sequence ATGAAAGGAAAGTTTGAGCAACTCGTAGATCAGGAAACACCCGTACTTGTAGATTTCTATGCGGATTGGTGTGGGCCTTGTCAAATGATGGCGCCAGTTCTAAAAGAGGTGGCCCAAGAAATGGGTGATAAGGTCAAGGTCATAAAAATCGATGTTGATAAAAACCAACCCATAGCGCAGCGTTTTGGTGTACGAAGTATACCGACCTTGATCCTATTTAAGAATGGAAAAATCCTTGAAAACAGGGCAGGCGTATTGACAAAAAGAGACTTGACCAATATGATAGAAAAAGCGTCTTAA
- a CDS encoding sterol desaturase family protein has product MNEYDFTDPLTFLALTGLMFLMVVFRYTLVAGIFYVIFYIIDPKSFRNRKVHKPTKDKKQYRREILWSTLTSLFFAVAGAGMVVLWQKGYTAIYEDVNDYGWWWLPVSFLIAALIHETYYYWLHRWMHKPQVYRLIHKVHHDSHITSPWTSFSFHPGEGILQSVIIPVVILFLPMHYWTIVTLLTFMTLTSAINHSNVEIYPKGFHKHWLGKWMIGATHHSLHHTQYRFNFGLYFTFWDKWMNTESDKYPKDFERHTNSSNS; this is encoded by the coding sequence ATGAACGAATACGACTTTACCGATCCACTAACATTTTTGGCTTTGACAGGGCTAATGTTTTTAATGGTCGTGTTTAGGTACACCCTAGTTGCAGGAATTTTTTATGTCATATTCTACATAATCGACCCGAAGAGCTTTCGCAATCGCAAGGTCCATAAGCCAACAAAAGACAAGAAACAGTACCGAAGAGAAATACTTTGGTCCACCTTAACCTCACTATTTTTTGCAGTGGCTGGTGCTGGCATGGTAGTACTCTGGCAAAAAGGATATACTGCTATTTATGAAGATGTAAATGACTATGGTTGGTGGTGGTTGCCCGTTAGCTTTCTAATTGCTGCTTTAATCCATGAAACGTACTACTACTGGCTTCACAGATGGATGCATAAGCCGCAAGTTTATCGATTGATTCATAAAGTCCATCATGACAGCCATATTACATCACCATGGACATCCTTCTCTTTTCATCCTGGTGAAGGCATACTCCAATCAGTGATCATACCAGTAGTCATTTTGTTCTTACCGATGCATTACTGGACAATCGTCACGTTACTCACTTTTATGACGTTAACAAGTGCTATCAATCATTCTAATGTAGAAATCTACCCGAAGGGGTTCCATAAACATTGGCTAGGTAAATGGATGATTGGAGCAACTCATCACAGCCTACATCATACTCAGTATCGTTTTAATTTCGGTCTGTATTTTACCTTTTGGGACAAGTGGATGAATACAGAAAGTGATAAATACCCCAAAGACTTCGAGAGGCATACCAACTCAAGTAATTCATAG